The Spirosoma radiotolerans genome has a window encoding:
- a CDS encoding SDR family oxidoreductase codes for MNVENKTIIISGASRGIGRATALLLAQHGANVVVTARSADDLSQLEKEATEGHVRGKIVAVAGDVASESDMAAVVQTALDHFNRIDVVINNAGYGVFKNVDEITVEEWDALMATNVKGTFVLTKAALPTLKAQGSGHIVVVASDVAKRTFAGGSLYTASKYAQEAFMGALRKEVRSFGIKVTGVYSGLVDSHFHEKGHGHETSKGWLQSEDMAESMLFIVSRPAHVVIDEFMVHPLSQEY; via the coding sequence ATGAACGTAGAAAACAAAACCATTATCATTTCGGGCGCGTCGCGGGGAATTGGTCGGGCAACAGCCTTACTGTTAGCGCAGCATGGCGCCAATGTAGTCGTTACCGCCCGTAGCGCCGATGATCTGAGCCAACTCGAAAAAGAAGCAACAGAAGGGCATGTTCGGGGCAAAATCGTTGCTGTCGCGGGTGATGTTGCCAGTGAATCGGACATGGCTGCCGTTGTTCAAACAGCCCTCGACCACTTCAACCGTATCGATGTGGTGATCAACAATGCAGGCTATGGCGTATTTAAAAATGTAGACGAAATCACGGTTGAGGAATGGGATGCCCTAATGGCGACCAATGTGAAAGGGACGTTTGTACTGACCAAAGCGGCATTGCCCACCCTCAAAGCGCAGGGGTCCGGGCATATCGTGGTGGTAGCCTCCGACGTAGCCAAGCGGACCTTTGCCGGTGGGTCGTTATACACCGCCAGCAAGTATGCACAGGAAGCCTTTATGGGTGCGCTGCGTAAAGAAGTTCGTTCGTTCGGTATCAAAGTGACAGGTGTTTATTCGGGGCTGGTCGATTCTCATTTCCACGAAAAAGGCCACGGGCATGAAACCTCAAAAGGCTGGCTACAAAGCGAAGATATGGCCGAGTCAATGCTGTTTATCGTTAGCCGTCCCGCTCATGTAGTCATCGACGAGTTCATGGTCCACCCGCTGAGTCAGGAATATTGA
- a CDS encoding TonB-dependent receptor, with the protein MKLVFLLISLGLTEGYAYAQPTPNRIIRGSVTDADTRKPIPFGNVSLSGLNKGALTDARGQFSLSIKADSLPHSLVVSCIGYKSDTIAIGPGNDVYTATLLPVVNALNEVVVTGVTRGTLLRQNPVAILAISHKSIETTASSNIIDVLVKNAPGLNAVKTGPNISKPFIRGLGYNRVLTLYDGVRQEGQQWGDEHGVEVDNYNIDRAEVIKGPASLMYGSDALAGVVSMLPMYPKDTEGRIKVGLVTEYQSNNRLLGESISLASGGSRWAWNMRGSIRTATNYQNKVDGRVYNTGFSERTLTTMLGYSGHKGYTRFGASLYDNLQGIPDGSRDSLTRQFTRQVAEADLDDIKNRPIVPASELASYRLSPLHQRIQHYRLHTNNHYQVGNGEIDVLLAFQQNIRREYNHPTQPDQAGLFVRLNTFNYGLRYNLPNLGQLASTIGVNGMAQSNKNKNGTAFPIPDYRLFDVGTFVFLKYQAEKLTLSGGLRYDKRQLRGDDFYVRTDPRTGFDQHATLPDTTGATLQFPQLKQSFTGISASVGVTYEFSEKLALKANIARGYRAPSITEIASNGLDPGAHIVYIGNRNFKPEFSLQEDIGLTATFPDVNVSVSVFNNFIENYISLSQLVDDQGEPVVIVPGNKTYQYQQSSAQLYGFETQFSLHPTAWRGFSLDNSVVVVYGYNRGVRYTDAGTNGEYLPFIPPLRVSTGVSQALPMKRQWLSDVTIKADVDYNARQDRYLGLNNTETATAAYTLVNAGIDGLVRVGKDKPGLRVLFQVNNLFDVAYQSNLSRLKYFEYFTQSPNGRLGMFGMGRNICLKLTIPFN; encoded by the coding sequence ATGAAATTAGTTTTCCTGTTGATTAGTCTCGGACTAACCGAGGGTTATGCTTATGCACAACCCACCCCCAATCGCATCATTCGTGGATCGGTCACCGATGCCGATACGCGCAAACCAATCCCGTTCGGCAACGTAAGCCTTAGCGGCCTGAATAAAGGGGCGCTTACCGACGCCCGTGGGCAATTTTCATTGTCGATAAAAGCCGATTCGCTCCCCCATTCACTTGTTGTTTCCTGCATCGGCTACAAATCAGACACGATCGCGATTGGCCCGGGAAACGACGTATATACGGCAACGCTACTGCCCGTTGTCAATGCCCTGAACGAGGTCGTTGTTACTGGAGTTACACGGGGCACGCTGCTTCGGCAAAACCCGGTTGCCATTCTGGCCATTTCCCACAAGTCCATCGAAACAACGGCCAGCAGCAACATTATTGACGTACTGGTCAAAAATGCCCCCGGTCTGAATGCCGTAAAAACCGGGCCTAACATCTCAAAACCATTTATTCGTGGCCTGGGCTATAACCGGGTACTTACGCTCTACGACGGCGTCCGGCAGGAGGGCCAGCAATGGGGTGATGAGCATGGCGTGGAAGTCGACAACTACAACATCGACCGGGCCGAAGTGATTAAAGGACCCGCCAGTTTGATGTATGGCTCCGATGCCTTGGCAGGGGTTGTTAGTATGCTGCCGATGTACCCGAAAGATACGGAAGGCAGAATCAAAGTGGGGCTGGTTACGGAATACCAGTCGAATAACCGGCTCCTGGGTGAGTCGATCAGCCTGGCATCGGGTGGATCGCGCTGGGCCTGGAACATGCGCGGATCGATTCGGACGGCCACCAACTACCAGAATAAGGTTGACGGGCGGGTTTACAATACGGGCTTCTCGGAACGGACCTTAACGACCATGCTTGGGTACTCAGGGCATAAGGGCTACACTCGGTTTGGGGCTTCGCTGTACGACAATTTGCAGGGCATTCCCGACGGAAGCCGCGACTCCCTCACGCGGCAGTTTACGCGCCAGGTAGCCGAAGCCGATCTGGACGATATAAAAAATCGCCCCATCGTTCCGGCCAGCGAACTAGCCTCGTATCGCCTGAGCCCCCTACACCAGCGGATTCAGCATTACCGGCTGCACACCAACAACCATTATCAAGTTGGTAACGGCGAAATTGATGTGTTGCTGGCTTTTCAGCAAAACATCCGCCGGGAGTATAACCACCCCACGCAGCCCGACCAGGCCGGTTTATTTGTGCGGCTCAATACGTTTAACTATGGCCTGCGGTACAACCTGCCCAACCTGGGCCAGCTGGCCTCCACCATTGGCGTCAATGGCATGGCACAGTCCAATAAAAACAAAAATGGAACGGCGTTTCCTATTCCTGACTACCGACTGTTTGATGTGGGCACTTTCGTCTTCCTCAAATACCAGGCCGAAAAACTGACCCTGAGTGGCGGGCTTCGTTACGACAAACGTCAATTGCGGGGTGATGACTTTTACGTTCGTACCGATCCCAGAACGGGTTTTGACCAACATGCGACCCTGCCCGACACGACTGGTGCCACCCTTCAGTTTCCCCAGCTTAAGCAATCGTTTACGGGTATTTCGGCCAGTGTTGGCGTAACGTATGAATTCTCCGAAAAGCTGGCCTTAAAAGCCAACATTGCACGGGGTTATCGGGCACCCAGCATCACCGAAATTGCGTCGAATGGTCTCGATCCTGGTGCACACATTGTGTACATCGGCAACCGGAATTTCAAGCCTGAGTTCAGCCTCCAGGAAGACATTGGTCTGACCGCTACCTTCCCCGATGTCAACGTGAGTGTCAGCGTCTTCAATAATTTTATCGAGAACTACATTTCGCTCTCCCAGTTGGTCGATGACCAGGGCGAACCGGTGGTGATTGTACCGGGCAACAAAACCTACCAGTATCAGCAATCATCCGCGCAGTTATACGGTTTCGAAACGCAGTTTAGCCTGCACCCAACCGCCTGGCGCGGCTTCAGCTTAGACAACAGCGTCGTCGTCGTTTATGGCTATAACCGGGGCGTTCGTTATACCGATGCAGGCACCAATGGTGAGTATTTACCGTTCATTCCGCCCCTACGGGTGTCGACGGGCGTGAGTCAGGCGCTGCCGATGAAACGGCAATGGCTTTCGGACGTAACGATCAAAGCCGATGTCGATTACAATGCCCGGCAGGACCGGTACTTGGGTCTGAACAATACGGAAACGGCTACGGCGGCTTACACACTCGTGAATGCGGGAATCGACGGACTTGTTCGCGTGGGGAAAGACAAACCCGGCCTCCGAGTCTTGTTCCAGGTCAACAACCTGTTCGACGTAGCCTACCAATCCAACCTGAGCCGGTTGAAGTATTTCGAGTACTTTACGCAGTCACCCAACGGGCGTCTGGGTATGTTCGGTATGGGCCGAAATATATGCCTGAAGCTGACCATTCCGTTTAATTGA
- a CDS encoding YdeI/OmpD-associated family protein has translation MPTFTTILQKFDAKGEKTGWTYIDIPLDITEAIKPGQKTSFRVKGTLDHYPISLVALLPMGRSGDVEGGFIMPVNATMRRGIRKEAGATVRVDLEVDDSPMPISADLLACLNDDPAAQAYFQTLSRGHQVYFSNWIEDAKTIETKTKRLTQAVMGLAMGLSFGQMIRHFKK, from the coding sequence ATGCCTACGTTTACCACCATTCTTCAAAAGTTCGACGCGAAAGGCGAAAAAACCGGCTGGACGTACATCGACATTCCGCTCGATATAACCGAAGCCATCAAACCCGGCCAGAAAACATCGTTTCGGGTGAAAGGAACGCTGGATCATTACCCCATCAGCCTGGTGGCTCTCCTTCCCATGGGCCGGTCTGGTGATGTGGAAGGCGGGTTTATCATGCCCGTCAACGCGACCATGCGCCGGGGTATTCGGAAGGAAGCCGGTGCTACGGTTCGGGTTGACCTGGAAGTTGATGATTCGCCCATGCCGATCTCCGCCGATTTGCTCGCCTGCCTGAACGATGATCCGGCGGCACAGGCGTATTTCCAGACGTTAAGTCGCGGGCATCAAGTCTATTTCAGCAACTGGATCGAAGACGCTAAAACGATCGAGACCAAAACCAAACGACTGACTCAAGCCGTTATGGGACTAGCCATGGGCCTCAGTTTTGGCCAAATGATCCGGCATTTCAAGAAGTGA
- a CDS encoding helix-turn-helix transcriptional regulator, with the protein MPITRSAFQRYRLIDEIISRYPRRYSKQQLFELCQDKCGIRSISSLEKDIQRMREDHDAPIEYDKRANGYYYSNPQFRLLNLMLAPEDMEALDYAREVLAATQGATVADELTNALQKVRQSLDIIREVKSDDRAAPSTSRRIVYVEEKILGGNRQFVPMLIRAVNQSRQVAFRYLKYEDVSAVATGRTTRKGKSANPVLALMDRPKLRILHPILLREVADSWYVIGYDAVSGGEKTFALDRMSELELLDDPCDVPPAILANVSDLFEHIYGITDSHGPVENIILSFSPLFGRYVKAKPIHQTQEVISDTDTECIVRLRLAPNRDLLMHLRSYGEHLTVLEPASLVQEIKASLEATLARYHVNA; encoded by the coding sequence ATGCCCATAACCCGCTCTGCTTTCCAGCGCTACCGGCTCATCGACGAAATCATCAGTCGGTACCCGCGCCGTTATTCCAAACAGCAGCTCTTTGAACTGTGCCAGGACAAATGCGGCATCCGGTCCATTTCGTCGCTCGAAAAAGACATCCAGCGGATGCGAGAAGACCATGACGCGCCCATCGAGTATGACAAACGAGCCAATGGCTATTATTACAGCAATCCGCAGTTTCGGTTGCTGAATTTGATGCTCGCGCCCGAAGACATGGAAGCGCTCGACTATGCCCGCGAGGTATTAGCCGCTACCCAGGGTGCCACGGTTGCCGATGAATTGACAAATGCTTTGCAGAAAGTGCGGCAAAGTCTGGACATTATTCGCGAGGTGAAAAGTGACGATAGGGCGGCCCCGTCAACCTCGCGCCGAATTGTGTATGTGGAAGAGAAAATTCTGGGCGGTAACCGGCAGTTTGTGCCAATGCTCATTCGGGCGGTCAATCAGAGTCGACAGGTGGCGTTTCGCTACCTGAAATATGAAGACGTATCCGCCGTCGCGACGGGAAGAACGACGCGGAAGGGCAAGTCGGCCAATCCGGTTCTCGCGCTGATGGATCGGCCAAAGCTGCGCATTCTGCACCCAATTCTGCTGCGGGAAGTGGCCGACAGCTGGTACGTGATCGGGTATGATGCCGTGAGCGGGGGCGAGAAAACGTTTGCGCTCGACCGCATGAGCGAACTCGAACTGCTGGACGATCCCTGCGATGTTCCTCCCGCAATTCTGGCCAATGTAAGCGACCTGTTCGAGCACATTTACGGGATTACCGATAGTCACGGACCCGTCGAAAACATCATTCTTTCGTTCAGTCCGCTCTTTGGTCGCTACGTGAAAGCCAAGCCAATTCACCAGACCCAGGAAGTGATCAGCGACACCGACACTGAATGCATTGTGCGCTTACGACTGGCGCCCAACCGCGATCTGCTCATGCACCTGCGGAGCTACGGCGAGCACCTGACAGTGCTGGAACCCGCCAGTTTAGTACAGGAGATCAAGGCATCGCTGGAAGCCACGCTGGCCCGGTATCATGTAAACGCCTAA
- a CDS encoding pPIWI_RE_Z domain-containing protein, with protein MTHTQRPYSNTPAYTPRPSLSTRQLVDLELGLFLLQQIHPSAPPTALPALLRPDDARWPSLSTRQKKYLNRGRLLLAHFANSLHWQALLDAYAAAPTHRLAYDLSRDYSHFSEKTVGFSRNRLGVLRKMLA; from the coding sequence ATGACTCATACACAGCGTCCGTACTCAAACACCCCGGCTTACACGCCCCGCCCGTCGCTTTCGACCCGGCAATTAGTAGACCTCGAACTGGGCCTGTTTCTGCTTCAGCAGATACATCCCAGTGCACCACCAACGGCCTTACCGGCCCTGCTTCGGCCCGACGATGCCCGTTGGCCGAGCCTGTCGACCCGACAGAAAAAATACCTGAACAGAGGACGCCTTTTGCTGGCTCACTTTGCCAACAGCCTCCACTGGCAAGCGTTATTGGATGCTTACGCGGCCGCTCCGACGCACCGACTGGCTTATGACCTAAGCCGCGATTACAGCCATTTCTCGGAGAAAACTGTTGGTTTTTCCCGCAATCGGCTGGGTGTATTACGCAAAATGCTGGCCTGA
- a CDS encoding pPIWI_RE_Z domain-containing protein, whose product MNTLLSTPRVSRPALASLLHWQEPLATRLRFRHALPGMVANRLLNVELGLYLLAELVPMAPPQVLPDLLTGHGSVYRNRPIWSPRQHRALSQARILLAPYMDRTAWYNALAKYASLPLELRTYNSQGTLRTDVSGYLLRERVGMFAKAVA is encoded by the coding sequence ATGAACACTCTTCTCTCCACCCCCCGTGTTTCCCGCCCGGCCCTTGCCAGTCTTCTACACTGGCAGGAGCCACTGGCGACCCGGCTGCGCTTTCGGCACGCGTTACCCGGCATGGTAGCCAACCGACTGCTCAATGTGGAGCTGGGACTTTACTTACTGGCCGAACTGGTTCCAATGGCACCGCCCCAGGTTTTGCCTGATTTATTGACGGGTCACGGCTCTGTTTACCGGAACCGGCCAATCTGGTCGCCCCGGCAGCACCGCGCCTTGAGCCAGGCCCGTATCCTGCTGGCCCCTTACATGGACCGCACTGCCTGGTACAATGCGCTGGCCAAATACGCCAGTCTGCCCTTGGAATTGCGGACCTACAATTCGCAGGGCACCCTCCGCACCGACGTGAGTGGATATCTGCTGCGGGAGCGGGTCGGGATGTTTGCGAAGGCTGTGGCGTAG
- a CDS encoding VOC family protein: protein MTFLSLEPFIPSGTDFNKARQFFQALGFTINWDVGDYVGFERDGCKFILQNYTNAEFAENLMLNVRISNADEFWQEITEKQLPETFGIRVSKPTDQPYGREVNVIDLAGVCWHFVS from the coding sequence ATGACATTTCTATCTCTAGAACCCTTTATCCCTTCAGGAACTGATTTTAACAAAGCCAGGCAATTTTTCCAGGCACTCGGGTTCACAATCAATTGGGATGTGGGTGATTACGTAGGTTTTGAGCGAGATGGATGTAAATTCATTTTACAGAACTACACCAACGCCGAGTTTGCTGAAAACCTGATGCTGAATGTGCGGATCAGCAACGCCGACGAATTCTGGCAGGAAATAACGGAAAAGCAACTACCCGAAACGTTTGGTATCCGAGTCAGCAAACCAACCGACCAACCCTACGGCCGGGAAGTGAATGTAATCGATCTGGCTGGTGTCTGCTGGCATTTTGTGTCGTAG
- a CDS encoding Fic family protein, translating to MADQPLYQINPDRSVPWNALPDLPIHPDLYRTVAVFEQLGQAKEALGRLQGRSVAIPKQGLLINSISLQEAKDSSAIENIFTTDDELYRAFSETTVEQISEPTKEILRYREALWKGYYHLQDQNRFTLDYFIQTFQEIKQSGEGFRPAFSQVYIRQGGSGPNAGKPVYTPPRGQGVLEAKLSNLVNFLNDDQTYRIDPLVKMAIGHFQFEAIHPFRDGNGRTGRVFNIHYLTQKGLLDYPILYLSRYIVDHKDEYYSALAGVSQRGDWQTWLLYMLRAVEQTANLTYEKINRIIAARDAVLAIMASQKGIRRPDQLAQKIFTQPVTRIRHLTEDRTYAENTARDYLNKLVELGVLERKTVSGNHYFINRELYAILAE from the coding sequence ATGGCTGACCAACCGCTTTATCAAATAAATCCAGATCGAAGTGTACCCTGGAATGCGTTACCCGATTTACCGATTCATCCTGATTTGTATCGGACGGTTGCTGTTTTTGAGCAGTTAGGGCAGGCTAAAGAGGCTTTGGGTCGTTTGCAGGGACGTAGTGTGGCAATTCCTAAGCAAGGACTGTTGATTAACTCCATCAGTTTACAGGAAGCAAAGGATTCCAGTGCCATTGAAAATATATTTACGACCGATGATGAACTGTATCGGGCGTTCAGTGAGACGACTGTTGAACAAATTTCTGAACCTACCAAAGAAATACTTCGCTATAGAGAGGCTTTGTGGAAAGGCTATTACCACTTGCAGGATCAGAATCGCTTTACCCTAGATTATTTCATTCAAACGTTTCAGGAGATTAAGCAGTCGGGTGAAGGATTCCGACCAGCCTTCTCACAAGTGTATATCCGTCAGGGTGGGAGTGGGCCTAATGCCGGTAAGCCTGTATATACGCCACCACGAGGACAGGGTGTTTTAGAAGCTAAACTGTCCAATTTGGTAAACTTCCTGAATGATGATCAGACTTACCGAATCGATCCGTTAGTAAAGATGGCTATTGGGCACTTTCAGTTTGAGGCTATCCACCCATTCAGAGATGGAAATGGTCGCACCGGTCGTGTTTTTAATATCCATTATCTAACCCAAAAAGGGTTATTAGATTATCCAATCTTATATCTAAGTCGCTATATCGTTGATCATAAAGATGAATATTACTCTGCATTGGCCGGGGTTTCGCAACGGGGAGACTGGCAGACCTGGTTATTGTATATGCTCAGAGCAGTAGAGCAGACGGCCAATCTGACCTACGAAAAAATCAATCGAATCATAGCCGCACGCGATGCTGTATTGGCAATCATGGCCAGTCAGAAAGGTATTCGTCGGCCTGATCAGCTGGCACAGAAAATATTTACTCAACCGGTCACACGGATTCGGCACTTGACCGAAGATCGAACGTACGCGGAGAATACAGCCCGTGACTATCTGAATAAGTTGGTTGAACTAGGCGTGTTGGAGCGAAAAACGGTGAGCGGCAATCATTACTTTATCAATCGGGAATTATACGCAATTTTAGCCGAATAG
- a CDS encoding ATP-binding protein: MLNHLNQIAGDNDLVKLLGDFNKTFVGYVYGMRFDEVLVLTNDAWKHGVDGIPHNSFLIAAGFNPEKFHNADNIDKEVLLLRVLEPASLPQDGDFVRTRIEHHQRRTADEKLPGDINDGMDPITHAELQTGGLRCRILGTFYMQDGKLRLGSDIENFMTLSRLRAYKPMGNALKTIVNHVNPEVKQKAEDDSRKAGFNSIPSPINIGTVRYTSTARMHRAKTEDLVDVQIQPSDFLARRTAVLGMTRTGKSNTVKTTVSAVALAALTDGIKIGQLIFDINGEYANATSQDDGSSIADVFSNTVCYRAIDTPDRQHFRDLRINFYEQPNIALGLLEQLSRETRGNAQDITTFLTSSLDEPDPREHSPHNRWQVRRAVFYCVLHAAHYPSPKNFKVEFPVSQQVVNLVQVQLPADFPSTISRGNNQQFYQLTLDQATVWFTAARQVNRASPLPSSSGRGWVDSSLEAYLNILVNESSGGTYIRGYRQLQEYVDYHSNSRQGDVVQEILGLLYDGQIVILDLSAGPVSIRETLSKRVAVAVFNRQFDVLNSGAQPINIVIYVEEAHNLIGRDAKLTDTWPRIAKEGAKAKIAFVYATQEPSSVHPNILANTENWFVTHLNNDDELRSLGKFYDFGDFLRSLKSAQDVGFARIKTLSAPFVIPTQINRFTPSEIKEEIIKINSQNGKI; the protein is encoded by the coding sequence ATGCTTAACCATCTTAATCAGATTGCTGGTGACAACGATTTAGTAAAATTATTGGGTGATTTTAACAAGACCTTTGTTGGGTACGTATATGGGATGCGTTTCGATGAGGTACTAGTACTGACGAATGATGCATGGAAACACGGAGTTGATGGCATTCCGCATAATTCTTTTTTGATAGCCGCTGGCTTTAATCCCGAAAAGTTTCACAATGCCGATAATATAGACAAAGAAGTGTTGCTGTTACGAGTTCTTGAGCCAGCTAGTTTGCCACAAGATGGGGATTTTGTAAGAACTCGTATTGAGCATCACCAGCGACGCACTGCTGATGAAAAGTTGCCGGGCGATATAAACGATGGCATGGACCCAATCACTCATGCTGAACTACAGACGGGCGGTTTGCGATGCCGTATTCTTGGAACATTCTACATGCAAGATGGTAAACTGCGTTTAGGTAGTGATATTGAGAATTTTATGACATTGTCTCGCTTACGTGCTTACAAGCCTATGGGCAATGCCCTCAAGACAATTGTTAACCATGTTAATCCTGAAGTAAAGCAAAAGGCTGAGGATGATTCACGTAAAGCTGGTTTTAACAGTATTCCGTCTCCTATTAACATTGGTACAGTTCGATACACGTCTACCGCCCGTATGCATCGCGCGAAAACTGAAGATTTAGTTGACGTACAGATTCAGCCTTCTGATTTTCTGGCAAGACGTACCGCTGTACTTGGTATGACCCGTACAGGGAAATCGAACACTGTGAAAACTACGGTATCAGCCGTAGCTCTAGCAGCTTTGACAGACGGTATCAAGATAGGACAGCTTATTTTCGATATTAATGGCGAATATGCAAATGCTACTTCGCAAGATGATGGCAGCTCAATCGCAGATGTGTTTAGTAATACAGTCTGTTATAGAGCAATTGACACTCCAGATAGACAACATTTTCGTGATTTACGAATTAATTTCTACGAACAGCCTAATATTGCACTAGGGCTACTTGAGCAATTATCAAGAGAAACACGCGGTAATGCTCAAGATATTACAACATTTCTTACAAGTTCCCTGGATGAACCGGATCCAAGAGAGCATAGTCCACATAATAGATGGCAGGTTAGGAGAGCTGTTTTTTACTGTGTACTACATGCCGCGCATTATCCATCTCCCAAAAATTTCAAAGTTGAATTTCCCGTAAGTCAGCAAGTCGTTAACCTTGTTCAGGTACAACTACCAGCAGATTTCCCTTCCACAATATCACGAGGAAATAATCAACAGTTTTATCAACTAACGCTTGATCAGGCTACAGTTTGGTTTACAGCAGCTAGACAAGTCAACCGTGCTTCTCCCTTGCCGTCAAGTAGCGGCCGTGGTTGGGTTGATAGCTCATTAGAAGCCTATCTAAATATACTTGTAAATGAGAGTTCAGGCGGAACATATATTCGTGGTTATCGACAGCTACAAGAGTATGTTGATTATCACTCAAATTCTCGTCAAGGTGACGTAGTACAGGAAATTTTAGGCTTACTATATGATGGACAAATTGTAATTCTTGACCTTTCGGCTGGTCCTGTATCAATACGTGAAACATTGTCTAAACGAGTGGCAGTAGCCGTTTTTAATCGACAATTTGACGTACTTAATAGTGGAGCACAGCCGATAAATATTGTTATTTACGTCGAGGAGGCACACAACCTGATTGGTAGGGATGCAAAACTAACTGATACCTGGCCAAGAATTGCGAAAGAAGGGGCAAAGGCAAAAATCGCTTTCGTTTACGCTACCCAAGAACCGTCCTCTGTACACCCTAACATCTTGGCTAATACGGAAAATTGGTTTGTTACTCACTTGAATAACGATGATGAGTTAAGGTCATTAGGCAAATTTTATGATTTCGGTGATTTTCTACGTTCACTAAAATCTGCACAGGATGTAGGTTTTGCCCGTATAAAAACGCTATCCGCTCCGTTTGTGATTCCAACTCAAATCAACCGATTTACACCGAGTGAGATTAAAGAAGAAATCATAAAAATTAACTCACAGAACGGTAAAATCTAA
- a CDS encoding DNA adenine methylase, with protein sequence MTSTSPLRYPGGKTRFTKFILSALSLLENPVEVFAEPFCGGAGVSIALLEAKKVQRIAINDIDPLVSSFWKIVFGKGRRSRDDLEWLIRQIESVDISLEEWRRQKNLQPNNVREAAWKCLFLNRTSFNGIIHKAGPIGGWGQVNRTLDVRFNRGKLIEKILKLNDLRMQVERTDSVDWRKFCTRYNRINNSYLYLDPPYYHRAEQLYGHLLDEKAHRKMRNFLRQLDSPWLLSYDDAPEVRSLYENLDGIDGRVMDQTYSTHPIGGASFVGRELVFSNHILPQQPVQNERRPHVGLTIIGPLDAAFTGVDGPLRIPIAERLLVTETF encoded by the coding sequence ATGACTTCTACATCACCATTACGCTATCCAGGGGGTAAGACCCGCTTTACTAAATTTATTCTATCAGCATTATCTCTTTTAGAAAACCCCGTTGAGGTGTTTGCTGAGCCATTTTGTGGTGGAGCTGGTGTTTCAATTGCTCTGTTAGAAGCTAAGAAAGTTCAACGGATAGCTATCAACGATATAGATCCGCTCGTGTCCAGCTTTTGGAAAATTGTTTTTGGTAAGGGACGTAGGTCAAGAGACGATTTGGAATGGCTCATTCGGCAGATTGAGTCAGTCGATATCTCCTTAGAAGAATGGCGTCGTCAGAAAAACCTGCAACCAAATAATGTCAGAGAAGCTGCATGGAAATGTCTTTTTCTAAATCGTACGAGCTTTAACGGAATTATTCATAAAGCAGGCCCAATTGGTGGCTGGGGACAAGTGAACAGAACTCTTGATGTTCGTTTTAACCGAGGCAAACTAATTGAAAAAATTCTTAAGCTAAATGATTTACGAATGCAGGTTGAAAGAACGGACAGTGTTGATTGGAGGAAATTCTGTACTCGCTACAACAGAATAAACAATTCATACCTCTATCTTGATCCACCTTACTACCACCGAGCTGAACAATTATATGGCCATCTACTTGATGAAAAGGCGCATCGGAAAATGCGCAATTTTTTAAGACAATTAGACTCGCCGTGGTTGTTGTCCTACGATGATGCTCCAGAGGTACGCTCGCTCTATGAAAATCTTGATGGTATCGATGGTCGGGTAATGGACCAGACCTATTCTACTCATCCAATAGGTGGAGCAAGTTTTGTAGGACGAGAACTCGTTTTTAGTAATCATATCTTACCGCAACAGCCTGTCCAAAATGAACGAAGACCACATGTAGGACTAACTATAATAGGACCGCTTGATGCGGCTTTCACGGGCGTTGATGGCCCTCTCAGAATACCAATTGCAGAAAGGCTTTTAGTAACCGAAACCTTTTGA
- a CDS encoding nucleotidyltransferase family protein: MINATLANKLPVVTQILRANGVKRAYAFGSVCTEQFNDASDIDLLIAFDDTLDPIQYGDNYFTIAHALETVLKRPVDLVTERSLKNPYFIAMLERTKTAIYE; this comes from the coding sequence ATGATCAACGCCACGCTAGCGAATAAACTGCCCGTCGTTACTCAAATTTTGCGCGCAAATGGCGTCAAGAGGGCCTATGCATTTGGCTCTGTTTGTACAGAACAATTCAACGACGCTAGTGACATCGATCTATTGATTGCTTTCGACGACACGCTGGATCCCATCCAATATGGAGACAATTACTTTACCATTGCGCACGCCCTGGAAACGGTCTTGAAACGTCCGGTCGATCTGGTTACGGAGCGGTCGTTGAAAAACCCATACTTCATTGCCATGCTTGAGCGGACAAAAACAGCTATTTATGAGTGA